A window of the Anthonomus grandis grandis chromosome 9, icAntGran1.3, whole genome shotgun sequence genome harbors these coding sequences:
- the LOC126740147 gene encoding EH domain-containing protein 1-like isoform X2: MFSWLSKLPEVQPEVHKNVTEGLKSIYKNKLLPLEQYYLFNEFHTPPLSDADFDAQPLILLVGQYSTGKTTFIKYLLEREFPGMRIGPEPTTDKFIAVMYGENDGVIPGNALVVDPKKQFRPLSAFGNAFLNRFQSSTLKSPVLKGMTIIDTPGILAGEKQRIDRGYDFTGVLEWFAERVDRIILLFDAHKLDISDEFRRSIEALRGHDDKIRIILNKADMVDHQQLMRVYGALMWSLGKVLQTPEVVRVFIGSFWEEPLRFDINRKLFEDETQDLFKDFQSLPKNSALRKLNDLIKRARLAKVHALVITELKKEMPVFGKDSKKKDLIKNLENVYEKLRREHQISASDFPDLTKMQDLLSKYDFTKFKAHKQKLLDEVDQLLSEDIARLMAMIPHDTSPTTQLEVRGGAFENVQDKFTPFGYKSGEGCNAGYGEPEWIVNKERTTYDSLFESLGPANGRLPGSTVKSEFTKSKLPNPVLAKIWKLCDVDRDGLLDKDEFALGMHLINVKLNGGDIPVSLPEHLIPPKKKDKVYTITNG; encoded by the exons ATGTTTAGTTGGTTAAGTAAACTACCCGAGGTCCAACCTGAGGTCCACAAGAACGTTACCGAAGGGCTGAAgagtatttataaaaataaactgctTCCCCTTGAGCAGTATTATCTGTTCAATGAGTTTCATACACCACCGCTTAGTGATGCGGACTTTGATGCGCAACCGCTTATTTTACTG GTTGGCCAGTATTCCACTGGAAAAACCACTTTTATCAAGTACCTTCTGGAGAGGGAGTTCCCGGGCATGCGTATAGGACCTGAACCTACTACTGATAAGTTCATTGCTGTTATGTATG gcGAAAATGACGGTGTAATTCCCGGCAATGCCCTCGTAGTAGATCCAAAAAAGCAATTCAGGCCATTATCCGCTTTCGGTAATGCCTTCCTCAACAGATTCCAATCGTCCACCTTAAAATCCCCCGTTTTAAAGGGGATGACTATAATCGATACCCCTGGGATATTAGCAG GTGAAAAACAACGAATAGATCGCGGGTATGATTTCACAGGGGTTCTCGAATGGTTCGCCGAAAGAGTGGATAGAATCATTCTGCTCTTCGACGCACATAAGCTGGATATCTCCGATGAATTCCGTAGATCAATTGAGGCCCTTAGAGGCCACGATGATAAGATAAGAATTATACTGAACaag GCTGACATGGTGGATCATCAGCAACTGATGCGGGTATACGGAGCCCTAATGTGGTCCTTGGGAAAAGTCTTACAAACGCCCGAGGTGGTGAGGGTGTTTATCGGGTCATTTTGGGAGGAACCCTTAAG GTTTGACATCAACCGAAAGTTATTCGAAGACGAAACCCAGGACCTCTTCAAGGACTTCCAAAGTCTCCCGAAGAACTCGGCACTTAGAAAACTTAACGATCTGATTAAAAGGGCACGTCTAGCCAAAGTCCACGCCCTGGTCATCACAGAACTGAAAAAAGAGATGCCAGTATTCGGCAAGGATAGCAAGAAGAAAGACCTAATTAAAAACTTAGAAAACGTTTATGAAAAGTTACGTAGGGAGCATCAAATATCTGCCAGCGACTTTCCCGATCTAACCAAGATGCAGGACTTACTGAGCAAATatgattttacaaaatttaaggcTCATAAACAGAAACTTTTGGATGAGGTGGATCAGTTGCTAAGTGAGGATATTGCGAGACTTATGGCCATGATTCCTCACGATACTAGTCCAACAACCCAACTAGAG gttAGAGGTGGCGCTTTTGAAAATGTCCAGGATAAATTCACCCCGTTCGGGTACAAGAGTGGCGAGGGGTGTAACGCCGGATATGGAGAACCCGAGTGGATTGTTAATAAGGAACGGACCACCTATGATAGTTTGTTTGAGAGTTTGGGACCGGCCAATGGGAGACTTCCTGGTTCAACTGTCAAG tCGGAATTCACAAAATCCAAATTACCAAACCCAGTTTTGGCAAAAATCTGGAAGTTATGCGACGTGGACAGGGACGGACTGTTGGACAAAGATGAGTTCGCCTTGGGCATGCATCTGATAAATGTCAAACTGAACGGCGGTGACATCCCTGTCAGTTTGCCTGAACACTTGATCCCGCCCAAGAAAAAAGACAAAGTATATACTATAACTAA tGGTTAG
- the LOC126740147 gene encoding EH domain-containing protein 1-like isoform X1 yields MFSWLSKLPEVQPEVHKNVTEGLKSIYKNKLLPLEQYYLFNEFHTPPLSDADFDAQPLILLVGQYSTGKTTFIKYLLEREFPGMRIGPEPTTDKFIAVMYGENDGVIPGNALVVDPKKQFRPLSAFGNAFLNRFQSSTLKSPVLKGMTIIDTPGILAGEKQRIDRGYDFTGVLEWFAERVDRIILLFDAHKLDISDEFRRSIEALRGHDDKIRIILNKADMVDHQQLMRVYGALMWSLGKVLQTPEVVRVFIGSFWEEPLRFDINRKLFEDETQDLFKDFQSLPKNSALRKLNDLIKRARLAKVHALVITELKKEMPVFGKDSKKKDLIKNLENVYEKLRREHQISASDFPDLTKMQDLLSKYDFTKFKAHKQKLLDEVDQLLSEDIARLMAMIPHDTSPTTQLEVRGGAFENVQDKFTPFGYKSGEGCNAGYGEPEWIVNKERTTYDSLFESLGPANGRLPGSTVKSEFTKSKLPNPVLAKIWKLCDVDRDGLLDKDEFALGMHLINVKLNGGDIPVSLPEHLIPPKKKDKWLAMERYPQKDEG; encoded by the exons ATGTTTAGTTGGTTAAGTAAACTACCCGAGGTCCAACCTGAGGTCCACAAGAACGTTACCGAAGGGCTGAAgagtatttataaaaataaactgctTCCCCTTGAGCAGTATTATCTGTTCAATGAGTTTCATACACCACCGCTTAGTGATGCGGACTTTGATGCGCAACCGCTTATTTTACTG GTTGGCCAGTATTCCACTGGAAAAACCACTTTTATCAAGTACCTTCTGGAGAGGGAGTTCCCGGGCATGCGTATAGGACCTGAACCTACTACTGATAAGTTCATTGCTGTTATGTATG gcGAAAATGACGGTGTAATTCCCGGCAATGCCCTCGTAGTAGATCCAAAAAAGCAATTCAGGCCATTATCCGCTTTCGGTAATGCCTTCCTCAACAGATTCCAATCGTCCACCTTAAAATCCCCCGTTTTAAAGGGGATGACTATAATCGATACCCCTGGGATATTAGCAG GTGAAAAACAACGAATAGATCGCGGGTATGATTTCACAGGGGTTCTCGAATGGTTCGCCGAAAGAGTGGATAGAATCATTCTGCTCTTCGACGCACATAAGCTGGATATCTCCGATGAATTCCGTAGATCAATTGAGGCCCTTAGAGGCCACGATGATAAGATAAGAATTATACTGAACaag GCTGACATGGTGGATCATCAGCAACTGATGCGGGTATACGGAGCCCTAATGTGGTCCTTGGGAAAAGTCTTACAAACGCCCGAGGTGGTGAGGGTGTTTATCGGGTCATTTTGGGAGGAACCCTTAAG GTTTGACATCAACCGAAAGTTATTCGAAGACGAAACCCAGGACCTCTTCAAGGACTTCCAAAGTCTCCCGAAGAACTCGGCACTTAGAAAACTTAACGATCTGATTAAAAGGGCACGTCTAGCCAAAGTCCACGCCCTGGTCATCACAGAACTGAAAAAAGAGATGCCAGTATTCGGCAAGGATAGCAAGAAGAAAGACCTAATTAAAAACTTAGAAAACGTTTATGAAAAGTTACGTAGGGAGCATCAAATATCTGCCAGCGACTTTCCCGATCTAACCAAGATGCAGGACTTACTGAGCAAATatgattttacaaaatttaaggcTCATAAACAGAAACTTTTGGATGAGGTGGATCAGTTGCTAAGTGAGGATATTGCGAGACTTATGGCCATGATTCCTCACGATACTAGTCCAACAACCCAACTAGAG gttAGAGGTGGCGCTTTTGAAAATGTCCAGGATAAATTCACCCCGTTCGGGTACAAGAGTGGCGAGGGGTGTAACGCCGGATATGGAGAACCCGAGTGGATTGTTAATAAGGAACGGACCACCTATGATAGTTTGTTTGAGAGTTTGGGACCGGCCAATGGGAGACTTCCTGGTTCAACTGTCAAG tCGGAATTCACAAAATCCAAATTACCAAACCCAGTTTTGGCAAAAATCTGGAAGTTATGCGACGTGGACAGGGACGGACTGTTGGACAAAGATGAGTTCGCCTTGGGCATGCATCTGATAAATGTCAAACTGAACGGCGGTGACATCCCTGTCAGTTTGCCTGAACACTTGATCCCGCCCAAGAAAAAAGACAAA tGGTTAGCTATGGAGCGGTACCCCCAAAAGGATGAAGGATAG